A part of Maridesulfovibrio hydrothermalis AM13 = DSM 14728 genomic DNA contains:
- a CDS encoding discoidin domain-containing protein, whose protein sequence is MFKKLALSIFVLLLLPAVCIAGKVAIRTSSFIAQSGEAIFNGNVLSDGDYSTGWIENGDGDGPGQWLQFFFPTEVIVDSVIIRNGIGVGNEFKNVNRIKDIFISYSKGQRQSFTLLDSEKKQSPAVKKWPTTSLVFSIRSVYSDGKSEDAGLSEIVIKYHKPTSEELDLADKANSVNLVAAQKSPATSRKKSSEEQKALYKNMSAAEKKEFVVNELKIFFDRFYTSFVTINEEYPRMYTEEHFLRESAMFENFRAMLKKRGVLGNYKKAIVSTADLKYDIRTLTPTEVELWVKGEYTVMFDMKAKQITEKALYHLKREHGEWKVDNKVEY, encoded by the coding sequence ATGTTTAAAAAGCTGGCCCTATCCATATTCGTTCTGCTGCTCCTGCCCGCCGTATGTATTGCCGGAAAAGTTGCTATCCGGACCTCCTCATTTATTGCGCAGTCAGGCGAGGCTATTTTTAATGGTAATGTTTTATCTGATGGGGACTATTCTACCGGATGGATAGAGAATGGAGACGGAGACGGTCCGGGGCAGTGGTTACAATTTTTCTTTCCAACAGAAGTTATTGTAGATTCTGTCATCATTAGAAATGGAATCGGGGTTGGCAATGAATTTAAAAATGTTAACCGGATTAAAGACATTTTTATATCTTACTCTAAAGGGCAGCGTCAGTCCTTTACGCTTCTTGATTCTGAAAAGAAGCAAAGCCCTGCAGTTAAAAAGTGGCCGACCACCAGTCTTGTTTTTTCCATCCGCTCTGTCTATTCGGATGGCAAAAGCGAAGATGCAGGTTTATCCGAGATTGTGATTAAATATCATAAGCCGACTTCTGAGGAGCTTGACCTTGCTGACAAAGCAAACTCGGTGAATCTTGTTGCCGCCCAAAAAAGTCCGGCGACCTCTCGGAAAAAAAGTTCTGAAGAGCAAAAGGCATTATACAAAAATATGAGCGCGGCGGAGAAAAAAGAATTTGTCGTAAATGAACTAAAAATCTTTTTTGACAGATTTTATACCAGTTTCGTGACCATTAACGAAGAGTATCCCCGTATGTATACCGAAGAGCATTTTCTGCGTGAAAGTGCCATGTTTGAAAATTTCAGGGCAATGCTTAAGAAGCGGGGAGTACTTGGCAACTATAAAAAAGCCATAGTCTCAACCGCTGATCTCAAATATGATATCAGAACTCTCACCCCGACAGAGGTCGAACTCTGGGTCAAAGGTGAGTACACTGTAATGTTTGACATGAAAGCAAAACAAATCACAGAGAAGGCACTTTATCATCTTAAAAGAGAACATGGAGAATGGAAAGTGGACAACAAGGTTGAGTATTAA
- a CDS encoding DUF721 domain-containing protein — translation MARKTKYTGPKKRVFHPRQRSTRSMSEAMGQFVSVMDGEYKLMIPRLWKAWPDLMGELAEFAKPLGHRKKTLILAAEDSVAAQELSYFAPEILERINLFFGEEVFDKVLFELLNGRVPLDGYKLQRTEFKDAKIKKPGKLGGLKDKFDPESAVGRCYLKYVRLFEKS, via the coding sequence ATGGCTAGAAAAACAAAATACACAGGCCCCAAAAAAAGGGTATTTCACCCACGCCAGCGCAGCACCCGCAGCATGAGTGAAGCAATGGGACAATTCGTTTCCGTTATGGATGGCGAATACAAACTCATGATTCCAAGACTTTGGAAGGCATGGCCCGACCTTATGGGGGAACTTGCAGAATTCGCCAAACCACTCGGTCATCGCAAGAAAACTTTGATCCTTGCAGCAGAGGACTCCGTAGCCGCACAGGAGCTTTCCTACTTTGCGCCGGAGATCCTCGAAAGAATTAATTTGTTTTTTGGTGAAGAAGTCTTTGACAAGGTGCTATTCGAGCTGTTAAACGGCAGGGTTCCATTGGACGGGTACAAATTACAACGCACCGAGTTCAAGGATGCTAAGATCAAAAAACCCGGTAAACTTGGCGGGTTGAAAGACAAATTTGATCCAGAATCGGCGGTCGGCAGATGTTATCTGAAGTACGTCCGTCTTTTTGAAAAATCATAA
- a CDS encoding ArsR/SmtB family transcription factor has translation MEILKFSKALSDEIRVRLLAMLRDNELNVGEVVQVLGMSQPRVSRHLKILHESGLLESRREGLWNFYRLAQSGNGYKFAEAIGWLIEDDAEISADKRKVAEVLAERNMETRKFFDEIAEDWEHLQREVFGDFNLNSELLKVMDKCSVGVDLGCGNGSLIEDMLTKCTSVIGVDSSHKMLELASNRIASHPDVSLRIGELTHLPLRDWEADFAVISMVLHHLPSPEKAVSEAARTLSSGGKLVIADFLMHSNEKMRSQYGDRRLGFTEEELGGFVADAGLVSHSIRRFAVNEGLTILVCISEKK, from the coding sequence ATGGAGATTTTGAAATTCAGCAAAGCGTTATCAGACGAAATCAGAGTCAGGCTGCTGGCAATGCTTCGTGATAACGAGTTAAATGTGGGCGAGGTTGTGCAGGTCCTGGGAATGTCCCAGCCCCGTGTTTCGCGCCATTTGAAAATTTTGCACGAGAGCGGTCTTCTGGAGTCCAGAAGGGAAGGGCTTTGGAATTTTTATCGTCTGGCCCAGTCCGGCAACGGTTACAAATTTGCTGAAGCTATCGGCTGGTTGATTGAAGACGATGCTGAAATTTCTGCGGATAAACGCAAAGTGGCCGAAGTGCTGGCTGAACGGAATATGGAAACCCGTAAATTTTTCGATGAGATTGCTGAAGACTGGGAGCATTTGCAGCGCGAGGTTTTCGGCGATTTCAATTTAAATAGTGAACTGCTTAAAGTCATGGATAAGTGTTCTGTGGGCGTTGACCTCGGCTGCGGAAACGGATCGCTGATTGAAGATATGCTCACGAAATGTACTTCAGTTATCGGGGTGGACAGCTCTCATAAAATGCTTGAACTGGCCTCAAACAGAATCGCCAGTCATCCTGATGTGAGTTTGCGTATTGGCGAGCTTACCCATCTTCCTTTGCGGGACTGGGAAGCTGATTTTGCTGTTATTTCTATGGTTCTGCATCATCTGCCCAGCCCGGAAAAGGCTGTTTCAGAGGCTGCAAGGACTCTTTCCAGCGGCGGTAAACTGGTGATTGCGGATTTTCTTATGCATTCAAATGAGAAGATGCGCAGTCAATACGGCGACCGCAGGCTTGGTTTTACAGAAGAGGAGCTTGGCGGGTTTGTCGCTGATGCCGGACTTGTTTCGCACAGCATCCGCCGTTTTGCTGTAAATGAAGGACTTACTATCCTTGTGTGTATATCAGAAAAAAAATAG
- a CDS encoding RNA recognition motif domain-containing protein, whose product MSKNIYVGNLPWSASEDDVRAAFEAYGEVISVKLIEDRETGRPRGFGFVEMEDNGALDAIDNLDGKDFGGRNLKVNEAKPRAPRPRW is encoded by the coding sequence ATGTCCAAGAACATCTATGTCGGTAACCTGCCCTGGTCTGCTTCCGAAGACGACGTCCGTGCTGCTTTCGAAGCTTACGGTGAAGTTATTTCTGTTAAACTCATCGAAGATAGAGAAACCGGTCGCCCTCGTGGCTTCGGCTTTGTTGAAATGGAAGACAACGGTGCACTCGATGCTATCGACAATCTGGACGGTAAAGATTTCGGCGGTCGTAACCTCAAGGTTAACGAAGCGAAGCCCCGCGCTCCGCGTCCCCGCTGGTAG
- a CDS encoding LysR family transcriptional regulator — protein sequence MKIRQLRYFEALAEELHFGKAAERLHIQQPPLTRQIQQIEKDLGVLLFKRTNRKVELTEEGKYFLVETKKMLAIMARAKTTLQAMGNGTSGKLHVSFVYLVLSSRFPDIVGEFMIKYPQVEMLMHDETSVEQLEAVREGTRHVGFITLNIMDTKGLSHMVVQRTNPCAAISANHPLAQKEILTLADLAQIPYICSQESYCKMRVAEVREQFHKAGLELKLGMQYRRKHTGTVFVAAGMGWTFINCDSHNIIPDGVVLKPVDCDYAPFEVAMIWNPDRMTPLVNNFLEFYKDRLGK from the coding sequence ATGAAAATACGTCAACTGCGTTATTTCGAGGCTCTCGCCGAAGAGTTGCATTTTGGCAAGGCAGCAGAACGGCTGCACATCCAGCAACCACCGCTGACCCGTCAGATTCAGCAAATAGAAAAAGATCTGGGCGTACTGCTGTTTAAACGCACCAACCGCAAAGTCGAGCTGACTGAAGAAGGCAAATATTTTCTCGTCGAAACAAAAAAGATGCTCGCGATCATGGCTCGTGCAAAAACAACGCTACAGGCAATGGGCAACGGGACAAGCGGTAAACTGCATGTGAGTTTTGTTTATCTTGTATTATCTTCAAGGTTTCCTGATATCGTGGGCGAATTTATGATTAAATATCCGCAAGTTGAAATGCTTATGCACGATGAAACAAGTGTAGAACAACTTGAAGCCGTCCGCGAGGGAACCAGACATGTCGGGTTCATCACACTTAATATTATGGATACCAAAGGGCTGTCGCACATGGTTGTGCAGCGCACCAACCCTTGCGCTGCTATTTCTGCCAACCATCCTCTAGCACAAAAAGAAATTCTGACCTTGGCCGATTTAGCGCAGATTCCTTACATTTGCAGCCAAGAATCATATTGCAAAATGAGGGTTGCAGAAGTCCGGGAGCAATTCCATAAGGCAGGTCTGGAATTAAAACTGGGGATGCAGTACAGACGCAAACACACCGGAACAGTATTTGTGGCAGCAGGTATGGGCTGGACCTTCATCAACTGCGACTCCCACAACATTATCCCTGACGGTGTAGTTCTAAAACCGGTTGACTGCGACTATGCCCCCTTCGAAGTGGCGATGATCTGGAACCCCGATAGAATGACCCCTCTAGTAAATAATTTTCTGGAGTTTTATAAAGATAGACTGGGAAAATGA
- a CDS encoding aromatic amino acid transport family protein: protein MTQEKSASAMSMMFVVVGNMLGAGILALPVNLCAAGLIPSITATLFMWVLMTYTALIYSEQKSLTTNENADLPTFFQQELGNTGKWVTIVANLIILYGVLVAYICGISAIIMSIQSSLSLPMVMVLYFAVVTGITAFGMVMMKKCTPYLVIIMWVTFGALVFMVVPDVTTENMSKLDWSYIPAGLPVLLMAFHFHNIIPSICRTLDHDRRKIRTAIIGGTTIGMLMNLAWLLVVLGALPLSSPDHVDLITAFGRNDPATIPLENLLQTPAFTYIALLFALVAMSTAFMANGTALMSFMRDLTTTHLDTKSKPLVWSLSFIPPLLVALIYPDIFLVAINLVGGVGECIIFGILPGFIVWKYSPAGSFRKMTGMILIVCFAAVLLIELGQEFGLLHLSPNVEYWTHHTR from the coding sequence ATGACTCAGGAAAAATCAGCTTCCGCCATGTCTATGATGTTCGTCGTTGTGGGAAACATGCTGGGAGCAGGAATTCTGGCCCTGCCCGTCAATCTCTGTGCAGCCGGATTAATTCCGTCAATAACAGCCACCCTTTTTATGTGGGTGCTCATGACTTATACAGCCCTGATCTACTCAGAGCAGAAAAGCCTGACCACCAACGAAAATGCTGATTTACCGACTTTTTTCCAGCAGGAGCTTGGCAATACAGGAAAATGGGTGACTATCGTTGCAAACCTGATCATCCTCTACGGGGTACTTGTTGCCTATATTTGCGGGATTTCAGCAATTATCATGAGCATACAATCTTCACTGTCCCTGCCTATGGTCATGGTTCTCTATTTTGCCGTGGTTACAGGTATCACAGCTTTCGGTATGGTTATGATGAAAAAGTGCACCCCATATCTTGTTATAATTATGTGGGTTACATTCGGAGCACTTGTTTTCATGGTAGTACCTGACGTGACGACCGAAAACATGTCAAAATTAGACTGGAGCTACATTCCGGCAGGACTTCCCGTACTGCTCATGGCTTTCCACTTTCACAATATCATTCCCAGTATCTGCCGTACTCTTGACCATGACCGCAGAAAAATACGCACCGCCATCATCGGCGGAACCACAATCGGCATGCTTATGAACCTTGCCTGGCTTTTGGTTGTACTCGGGGCACTGCCCTTGTCCTCACCTGACCATGTCGATCTGATTACCGCCTTCGGACGCAATGATCCGGCAACTATTCCACTTGAAAATCTGCTCCAGACCCCCGCGTTTACTTATATCGCACTGTTATTTGCACTGGTTGCCATGTCCACTGCGTTCATGGCCAACGGCACTGCGCTCATGAGCTTTATGCGTGATCTGACTACAACTCACCTCGACACCAAAAGCAAACCGCTTGTCTGGTCACTTTCTTTTATTCCGCCGCTTTTAGTTGCGCTCATTTATCCTGACATTTTCCTCGTCGCCATCAATCTTGTAGGCGGTGTCGGCGAATGCATAATCTTCGGTATTCTGCCCGGATTCATTGTCTGGAAATACTCTCCGGCAGGAAGTTTCCGGAAAATGACCGGAATGATTCTCATCGTATGTTTTGCTGCTGTACTGTTAATTGAACTGGGGCAGGAATTCGGCCTGCTGCATCTCAGCCCGAACGTCGAATACTGGACCCATCATACCAGATAA
- the aspA gene encoding aspartate ammonia-lyase: MNFRKEHDCIGSKEVPLDALYGAQTQRASENFRITGIPISHYPHIIYALAYIKKAAAITNNELGKLDDEKTRAIVFACNELLADKYHDQFIVDIIQGGAGTSTNMNANEVIANIGLEHLGVKKGEYDHLHPNIHVNMAQSTNDVYPTCLRLTLIAKMDQLIESMEYLQSSFAAKGKEFSHIMKMGRTQLQDAVPMTLGQEFTSYSVTISEDIERVREAKALICEINMGGTAIGTGLNAPPKYAQMVTDKLKEITGLDLELAPDLVEATQDTGAYVQLSGVLKRVAVKISKICNDLRLLSSGPRCGFNEINLPRMAPGSSIMPGKVNPIIPEVVNQIAFTVIGSDVTVSLAAEAGQLELNVMEPVIAASLLNSLTIMRRGFKTLADRCVSGITANEDVCRGYVEHSIGLVTALNPYIGYENSTEVANEALKSGRSVYDIVIEKGYMSKEDLDKALSPENMIHSHPLNLKETNK, encoded by the coding sequence ATGAACTTTCGCAAAGAACATGACTGCATCGGCTCAAAGGAAGTCCCTTTAGATGCCCTTTACGGAGCACAAACCCAAAGAGCTTCCGAAAACTTCCGCATTACCGGGATTCCCATATCCCACTATCCTCATATTATTTACGCGCTGGCCTACATCAAAAAAGCCGCGGCCATCACCAATAATGAACTTGGCAAGCTTGATGATGAAAAAACCAGAGCCATAGTGTTTGCCTGTAACGAACTGCTCGCAGATAAATATCATGACCAGTTCATTGTCGATATTATTCAGGGCGGAGCCGGTACTTCCACCAATATGAATGCCAACGAAGTCATTGCCAATATCGGGCTTGAACATCTGGGTGTAAAAAAAGGTGAGTATGACCACCTGCACCCCAACATTCACGTCAACATGGCTCAATCCACCAACGACGTATACCCTACCTGCCTGAGACTGACCCTGATTGCCAAAATGGATCAGCTCATTGAATCAATGGAATACCTTCAGAGCAGCTTCGCCGCAAAAGGGAAAGAATTTTCCCATATTATGAAGATGGGCCGCACGCAGCTGCAAGACGCAGTGCCCATGACACTGGGACAGGAATTCACTTCCTACTCGGTAACGATCAGCGAGGATATTGAAAGAGTCCGCGAGGCCAAAGCCCTCATCTGCGAAATCAACATGGGTGGAACAGCAATCGGGACCGGCCTTAACGCACCACCGAAATATGCCCAGATGGTGACTGACAAATTAAAAGAAATTACCGGACTGGATCTTGAACTTGCACCTGATTTGGTTGAAGCCACACAGGATACAGGAGCATATGTACAGCTTTCCGGTGTACTTAAACGCGTCGCCGTCAAAATTTCCAAAATATGCAACGACCTGCGCCTGCTTTCATCCGGGCCCCGCTGCGGTTTTAATGAGATCAACCTTCCACGCATGGCTCCGGGATCTTCCATCATGCCCGGCAAGGTAAACCCCATCATTCCGGAAGTGGTAAACCAGATTGCATTTACCGTCATAGGAAGTGATGTGACTGTCAGCCTTGCAGCCGAGGCCGGACAGCTGGAACTGAATGTTATGGAGCCGGTCATCGCCGCAAGCCTTTTAAATTCACTGACCATCATGCGCCGGGGGTTCAAAACTCTTGCTGACCGCTGCGTTTCCGGCATAACTGCCAACGAAGATGTCTGCCGTGGTTATGTTGAGCACAGCATTGGTCTGGTAACGGCCCTCAACCCTTATATCGGCTATGAAAACTCCACCGAAGTTGCCAACGAAGCACTGAAAAGCGGACGTTCGGTATACGACATCGTCATTGAAAAAGGTTATATGTCCAAAGAGGATCTGGATAAAGCTCTCTCTCCTGAAAACATGATCCATTCTCACCCTCTTAATTTGAAGGAAACGAACAAATAA
- a CDS encoding DEAD/DEAH box helicase — MSFDIFSFDRRIVSGINSCGYTMPTPIQAQAIPEVLKGRDVMGLAQTGTGKTAAFALPILQRIIDSGASFRGPVRTLVLAPTRELALQIHENFITLGKQAGIRSAAVFGGVGATPQVRAANQATVIVACPGRLIDLLNQGLIKLNNVDTLVLDEADRMLDMGFLPDIKRIMAKLPAKRQNLLFSATMPSDIRELADKILVRPATVQVANTAPAKSVKHVFYPVSQHLKNDLLERVLDDTNYDSVLVFTRTKHKAKNLARKLSFRGHDATFLQGNMSQNQRQRALDGFRDGTFKVMVATDIAARGIDCERITHVINFDVPDTAETYTHRIGRTGRAGRSGSAFTFVTREDLKIMREVEKVIGSVVQTRELADFDYGRPNRNPAPKRPASSRPGGRGGQKRSFGGNKSSRNSEGGRRKSSGRPSSGKSSSGKPSSRRRSAGRA, encoded by the coding sequence GTGAGTTTCGACATTTTTTCTTTTGACCGGCGCATTGTTTCCGGAATCAATTCTTGCGGCTATACAATGCCAACCCCCATTCAGGCTCAGGCCATTCCCGAAGTACTTAAAGGGCGCGATGTCATGGGCTTAGCCCAGACCGGGACCGGTAAAACCGCAGCGTTTGCTCTGCCTATCCTGCAACGCATCATTGACTCCGGGGCATCATTTCGCGGACCTGTGCGCACTTTGGTGCTTGCACCTACCCGTGAACTTGCTTTGCAGATTCATGAAAATTTTATAACCCTCGGCAAGCAGGCCGGAATACGCAGTGCAGCGGTATTCGGCGGTGTAGGTGCGACCCCTCAGGTTCGGGCAGCCAATCAGGCGACAGTAATTGTTGCCTGTCCGGGAAGGCTTATCGACCTGCTCAATCAGGGACTGATCAAGCTGAATAACGTGGACACACTTGTCCTCGATGAAGCTGACCGTATGCTTGATATGGGATTTTTACCTGATATTAAAAGGATTATGGCCAAGCTGCCCGCGAAGCGTCAGAATCTTCTTTTTTCTGCAACTATGCCAAGTGATATTCGCGAACTTGCAGATAAAATTCTGGTTAGACCTGCAACAGTGCAGGTTGCCAATACAGCTCCTGCCAAAAGCGTCAAGCATGTTTTTTATCCGGTAAGTCAGCATCTTAAAAATGATCTGCTGGAAAGAGTGCTGGATGATACCAATTATGACAGTGTATTGGTTTTTACCCGTACCAAGCATAAGGCTAAGAATCTGGCTCGTAAGCTCAGCTTTCGGGGCCACGATGCTACCTTTTTGCAAGGCAATATGAGTCAGAACCAGCGTCAGCGGGCTTTAGATGGATTTCGTGACGGAACTTTCAAAGTGATGGTTGCAACTGATATTGCTGCCCGCGGTATTGATTGTGAGCGCATTACCCATGTTATCAACTTTGATGTGCCCGATACGGCTGAGACCTACACCCATCGCATAGGTCGTACCGGCCGGGCAGGGCGTAGCGGATCAGCATTTACTTTTGTTACCCGTGAAGATCTTAAGATCATGCGGGAAGTTGAAAAGGTTATAGGCAGCGTGGTTCAAACTCGCGAACTGGCCGATTTTGATTACGGCCGTCCTAACCGGAATCCTGCGCCGAAACGACCTGCTTCCAGCAGACCCGGAGGCCGGGGGGGGCAGAAACGTTCTTTCGGTGGCAACAAGTCCTCCCGTAATTCGGAAGGTGGACGTCGTAAATCTTCAGGCAGGCCTTCTTCCGGTAAGTCTTCATCCGGCAAGCCGTCATCGCGCAGACGTAGTGCAGGGCGTGCTTAG
- the ahcY gene encoding adenosylhomocysteinase — protein MLKVDPELDNKVADMSLADWGNKEMQLSEREMPGLMSIREKYGKEKPLKGLKIMGSLHMTIQTAMLIETLYELGADLRWSSCNIFSTQDHAAAAIAANGTSKVFAWKGETLEEFWWCTEQALTWPDGSGPDLIVDDGGDATLMIHKGVQAEKDGSMLEKKYDNKEFQIVIDRLKASVADNPTKWTDIAAKVRGVSEETTTGVHRLYQMQEAGELLFPAINVNDSVTKSKFDNLYGCRESLADGIKRATDVMIAGKVVVVIGYGDVGKGCAQSMRGFGARVIVTEVDPICALQAAMEGFEVTTMDKAVERGDVFVTCTGNYHVITGEHICKMKDEAIICNIGHFDNEIEMAYLEDNPKIKKIEIKPQVDKWVLESGKSVLVLAEGRLVNLGCATGHPSFVMSNSFTNQVLAQIDLAQNTYDSKVMILSKKLDEEVARLHLERLGVELEVLSKEQADYISVDVDGPYKPDHYRY, from the coding sequence ATGCTTAAAGTAGATCCTGAACTCGACAATAAAGTCGCGGATATGTCTCTTGCCGATTGGGGCAATAAAGAAATGCAGCTTTCCGAGCGTGAAATGCCCGGCCTGATGTCCATCCGTGAGAAGTACGGTAAGGAAAAGCCTCTTAAAGGTCTGAAAATCATGGGCAGCCTGCACATGACCATCCAGACAGCAATGCTGATCGAAACTCTGTACGAACTGGGAGCTGATCTGCGCTGGTCTTCCTGCAACATTTTTTCAACTCAGGATCACGCAGCCGCAGCGATTGCTGCAAACGGCACTTCCAAAGTTTTCGCATGGAAAGGCGAAACTCTGGAAGAATTCTGGTGGTGCACCGAACAGGCTCTGACCTGGCCCGACGGCTCCGGCCCCGACCTTATTGTTGATGACGGCGGTGATGCTACACTCATGATTCACAAGGGTGTTCAGGCAGAAAAAGATGGTTCCATGCTTGAGAAGAAGTATGACAATAAAGAATTTCAGATCGTCATTGACAGATTGAAAGCCTCTGTTGCTGACAACCCCACAAAATGGACTGATATTGCAGCAAAAGTCAGGGGTGTTTCCGAGGAGACAACCACAGGGGTACATCGTCTTTACCAGATGCAGGAAGCAGGCGAACTGCTCTTTCCCGCAATCAACGTTAATGACTCTGTTACCAAGTCTAAATTTGACAACCTCTATGGCTGCCGCGAGTCTCTGGCTGACGGAATCAAACGCGCAACTGACGTAATGATCGCCGGTAAAGTGGTTGTTGTTATCGGTTACGGTGATGTTGGTAAAGGTTGTGCTCAGTCCATGCGCGGCTTCGGTGCCCGTGTTATTGTTACTGAAGTAGATCCTATTTGCGCACTTCAGGCTGCTATGGAAGGTTTTGAAGTTACCACTATGGATAAAGCTGTTGAACGCGGAGACGTTTTTGTCACCTGCACCGGTAACTATCACGTGATCACCGGCGAACATATTTGCAAGATGAAAGATGAAGCAATTATCTGCAACATCGGGCATTTTGATAATGAAATTGAAATGGCTTATCTTGAGGATAATCCCAAAATCAAAAAGATTGAAATTAAACCTCAGGTTGATAAGTGGGTTCTCGAATCCGGTAAATCCGTTCTCGTCCTTGCTGAAGGCCGTCTTGTAAACCTCGGTTGTGCGACTGGTCATCCCAGCTTTGTAATGAGCAACAGCTTTACCAATCAGGTTCTGGCTCAGATTGATCTGGCTCAGAATACTTATGATTCTAAAGTAATGATTCTTTCTAAGAAGCTTGATGAAGAAGTTGCAAGACTTCACCTTGAGCGTCTTGGAGTTGAGCTTGAAGTTCTTTCTAAAGAACAGGCTGACTACATCAGCGTTGATGTTGACGGTCCTTACAAGCCTGACCATTACCGTTACTAG